A region of the Primulina eburnea isolate SZY01 chromosome 7, ASM2296580v1, whole genome shotgun sequence genome:
ATTGCAAAATTAGCGCCACACTTGGGATGACCCCGCTGTGCTTCAAGAATTTTGATCAAGTTACCTGGTTGACGGTGATTCAACACAGGAATAAGGTTGAATGTTAAGATGGCTCAACATACTCAATATCACACATATGAATATAAACAAAAACTATGCAGAACATAAGATAAGTTTAAGCTACCCAATTGTACGCTTGGCGAAGGTTCATCTTCTTTAAATGTTCATTTGAACCTCCCCGGCCCCATGTGTAAATATTGCCTACGGTATGTCATGTCACCCACAGTTAAATTGGAATAGAGACATGCAACGAAAAATGGGACATGTGGTGGTTAGGTAACAACGGAAATCTTCTATAAGATACACATGATACTATAATAGAATTATATAAATTGTTGATCAGAATCTTCAGCTTAGAAGATTACCAGAAATTGCTGCTGTGTGCTTCCAAGTTCTCCAACCACAGGATACCTGTTACAACTAACAGAAAAAGAGGGCATGAGATCAACGAGTCCTATAAGTAACATCTGGTTGTGTTATTGAGTTCAAGTTCCCCATAGTCACCATTATACATCCAAGCCCAACTTCACAGGTACTGTGTAAATTTATTGATTCAAGTGGGATTTGCTATTTAATTTCTAGGGAACAAGTTTAAAAGCAACTGAGCAAGAAACATTTTTTGCTACAAATCTAGTAATTAACTCTGAAATCATATTGTTATAAATATCTTTAATATGAATGATATTGATTTTCATCACCTAATCATGCAAATATTGTATTATAGTTGAAATCTCACACCCACTGCATTTCTACTATTTGAAAATTCAACAGTAGCCAAACAAATCTCCAAGAGAGTCAACAGGACAAACCTGAGCAGCAGGTTGCTTAAAAAATGGACCTTGGACTCTTTCAGGTGAATAAATTACATCTGTGCAGCAGATACATAATGTATGACCCAAATTACTGACATAATGTTTTCAACAATGAAACCGAGCAACTTTTTATTTACTCGGTTCAATACTAAATAACATGGATCGTACCCGATGCCGAGACAGCCATCTTCATATCTATTCAGGAAATTTGAAGCATCTAAGTTAGCTTAAATTCTCAGAGCTGTATTCCTGAACTCCGAAGCATCTAAGTTAAGAGTCCTACGCAAGTTTTAGTAATCCACCATATACATGAAACAAATTCAGAAGCTGAAAATTTTACAACACAAAAAGGCTCAATTTTCAGTGCCGTAAGTGAATGCAAAATCAACATCTAAGTTAATATGTGCAAGAACACAATAATTTCTTGGTCTAACCTCATCATTCCCTACgtagaaaaaataa
Encoded here:
- the LOC140836434 gene encoding uncharacterized protein isoform X1 gives rise to the protein MKMAVSASDVIYSPERVQGPFFKQPAAQVSCGWRTWKHTAAISGNLIKILEAQRGHPKCGANFAMLSPLTIWPVKGELTCNTRLLLICKKGMIRFITPHNGIPYQFDSII
- the LOC140836434 gene encoding uncharacterized protein isoform X3 — translated: MKMAVSASDVIYSPERVQGPFFKQPAAQVSCGWRTWKHTAAISGNLIKILEAQRGHPKCGANFAMLSPLTIWPVKGP
- the LOC140836434 gene encoding uncharacterized protein isoform X2, which produces MKMAVSASDVIYSPERVQGPFFKQPAAQVSCGWRTWKHTAAISGNLIKILEAQRGHPKCGANFAMLSPLTIWPVKDIAASVIHHV